The nucleotide sequence ATAACTAGTTTTGTTGATGTGTCAACTGGTCCCAAGGCACGGAGCAGTTTGGAAAAGCCTTGTAGATCTGCGACGCTGTGAGCCACGGTGGGCGTGGAGATTGCGGCGGACCCCGCCCCACCCGGGATTGGACAAAATGCGCCCGGGAACGCCCCATCCCCGAACGGAGGGAGTACGATGACGCTCACTCGCACCCTGCCGGTGGCCGCGCTGGCCGCCGTGCTGGCTCTGGCCGCGCAGCAGGCCGGCGCGCAGGTCACCACCACCACCACCCCGCGGGACACCACGCCCGCCGTCCAGCAGCAGCCGGTGACCACCCCGACGCAGGACCAGAACGCCACCACCACCCCGACGCCGACGACGACCGACCGGGCGGTGACGACCCCGCCGACCACGACCAACCAGAGCAACATGGCTGGTCAGAACAACCTGAACACCACCACCAACCAGGACCTGAACACCAACAACGGCGTGAGCGCCGGCAGCGGCTCGATGAACCCGCCGGCGATGTCGACCACCAACGCCTGCAACAACAGCAACGCGCTCGACCGGCCGGACTGCTCCACCGGGCTGGTGCGGCCCAGCAGCGATATGAACGCCACCGGCCGGACCCGGATGCGTGTCGGCAAGGACAACATGGACAACATGAACCATGACGACATGAACAACAACACGACCACGACGACGCCGGCACCCACGACGCCCGCGCCGACGACTCCGCCGGCGCCCACGACGCCGCTCTGATCCACCGCAGGAGCGAACGCACGGGCTGCCGCGGTGGAAGCTCCGCCGCGGCAGCCGTTCGCTTCGACGGGCCCGAGATCTATGATGCGCAGCATGCCCCGAATCCTCGTCTCCGCCGCCGCCCTCGCGCTGGGCGTCCTCGCCGCGTCCGCGCGGGCGCAGCAGCCCGCGACGTCCACGCGTGTCGGTTCGGCAACCGCGTCCGCGGCGGCGCCATCGGCCCCCGCGCGCCCCGCTGGCGACAGCGCGCGCAGCGACTGGCGGACCGGGCTGGTGCGCGATCCTCCCGCGCCGACGGTGGAGGACGCGGCGATGCGGCGTGCGGCGTTCCGCGCGGGCGGCCGGCGCGTGGTGATCTCGCTGGCCGAGCGGCGGCTGTGGTACATGGACGGGGGAGACACCGTCTACACCGCGCCCGTGGCGGTGGGGAAGGGGACGCGGCTGGAGTACGGGTCGCGCGCGTGGCGATTCGCCACACCGCGGGGCGTGCGGCGGGTGGAGGACAAGCGCCCGAACCCGGTGTGGACGCCGCCCGACTGGC is from Longimicrobium sp. and encodes:
- a CDS encoding L,D-transpeptidase, whose protein sequence is MPRILVSAAALALGVLAASARAQQPATSTRVGSATASAAAPSAPARPAGDSARSDWRTGLVRDPPAPTVEDAAMRRAAFRAGGRRVVISLAERRLWYMDGGDTVYTAPVAVGKGTRLEYGSRAWRFATPRGVRRVEDKRPNPVWTPPDWHYAEIARDSGWALRRLERGAPVRLADGGRLLVRGDRVIYQPAAGGEEIIPEDEEIIFDRTIFVPPMDTRNRRIEGELGAYALSMGGGYLLHGTPHKDSIGQAATHGCIRLGDEAIEYLFRTVSIGTPVYIF